The genome window GGGGCCTGCTCTGTTCTTCCCGCGTGGCTGTGCTGAACCCTTCGGATTCTCAATATTCATCCTGGTCTTGGTACTACCTTAACTGCCCATGGTTCATCTCTTGTCCAGGCGCGCTTGTGTGCATCTAGCAGAGGTTCCGGAGTAGTCCCTCGATCATTTAATTGGTCTTAGCGACGCTGAGGGTTTAGAGCTTATCCATCCTCTATGTTCGAATGAAGAAAGTCACCTAGGAGTCACAATCGAACCATTGCCCTCACACCGCTTGTCCTGATTCAGTTTGGTCCGGACGTTGGGAATGCCATTTGCAAAAGCCATGCACTGCAATTGTAGCGGCCGCCGAAGTCCCTCCCTGGACCAAGTCTTCGGTGGCCGTTACCATCTTTTCGATTAAAGATCTCCACCACTCACTCCAGATTGAGAATAGGCACGTGGGTGATTTGCATGTGTGTTCTTCGGGTCTAGGTTGGGTTGGATCCCGCATAGCCAATCCGTTATTCGGGATTGACGACAGACAGCTTCACAGCCACAGTTGGAGGCGATATCATGACGACGCCACAGGGCTAGATCCTCAATTCTCGGCACATTTATTGCCCAATTGCATGTTCTGGGCCGATTCCATCTGTGCCGATCAATATTTTGACTGCTATCTTGTTGATCATTGCCTGAGATTTCAGCTGCTCAGGCATGGGCGTGACTGACAGATGTGGCTCTGAGCGTCGTCGTGGCGTAATAAGCGTGGCTTGACGCGTGTTGCCGCCCCCTTCATACCTTACTTGTAtgtaggtactgtactgtacctcGCTCCCTCAGAGGTGGggagttaattaataagaaaactatTTTCTTTGGATCGCCGACTTCTTATCATGGCATCTCGGCACTTTTACTTGTAAACCTTTTTCGTGGCTTTTTTGTGCTAGAGGTGGTGGCCAAACTTTTTGGTTTGCCTGAGAACTGATCCATGACAGGGACGGACAGTGTTGTTGACCACGAGCGTCATCCCGGAGGTGAAGCTTCATATCGTGCGAGAAGTTGCAGCCCTGTAATGAATCGAGAGGTAATATAACGCGCCCTCAAAGTTTCTTTCTATAGGGTAATGCTAATAAGAAATTGATATAAACTGACTTGTCCCTCCCTCCTCTGAAAAGCATGAGATTTCTTGGTATATTTTCCAGTATTGTCTGAACTGCCGGCGAAACAGACCAAGCATACACGTCTATCCTTTCAACCAGCACAAACAGAACCTGGCTCTGGCAGTAGGTAAGGCATATCCTTCCAGTATCAGAAAAGTTTCGTAGCAACTGACCTTGTTTACAGTAACgggctctcctcttctcccaaCGCGAGAGATGAGGTTACTCTATGGTGTTTATCTGCTTCTGTCTGTCGCGAGTGCGGCTGATGTAAGAATTGCTTTTATTCGCAACATAGAGACAAATGCATCTTCTCTAATTGCATTTGGCGCTAGTGGGGACTTGATCACAAGGATCTGTGGTACAAcgattaaagctaaagaatcCGTTGACTTCTCTAACATCAACGAAAATGGTGTTGGGAATTTCACAGTTGGTAGCACTAGCTTCTTTGTTCACTCCGATCCCAAGTATTCTGGAGGCCCTTCATGCTCTACAGATTTTAATCATCGCTATACTGCCATACAGTGCTCAGATGTAAAATGGGACCCTGAGGGTGTTGTTAAACAGGATACGACGTCCTGTTTCTCCGGAAATCTCGTGGGAAGGGCCTTTGAAGATTACCAAACTGACGCGCGGTACCGCAAGTTACAGCGCCGTTACAAACAGAAACCAAGGCTTGACGGTGACGGTCGGTATCATCCTTTCGAGTGAACTacataccttacctacctaggctcGACCTTGCTGACATACACTTCAAGGATGGCCCCACCAGAGATACTACTATGAACAGCTTTCAGTAGGTCTCTCCACTCCCCTCCTTACCCTACAGGTTCTTTTACACCTTCATATTGGTACTGAACATCTGTAGGAGGTTGGGTATTGCAGCAAAACCGAGGGCTGCTCTGTTAGTACAAGCAGCACGAAAACTACCACCAAGTCTTGGAGTGCGACTGTCGCCCTGCCGATTTGGATCTCGGGAGGCTACTCTGTGGCAAAGTCCTGGGCCTTTGGGGCTTCATATAGCTGCAATGGCGGCCCGGGAGACGCAGCCTGTGTCTGGTACAGGGTTGCGCACACTGCCTGTAAGTCACAGCCTTCTCTAAATGGCATTGACAGAGTGGCTAAGAAACGATACAGATACGGTTCGGATGCCCAAGGGACTTACCAGGAAGGGTATGCATGGCCCGCAAATTGTTATTGCCTCCCCAAACAAACACAATATAGGCGGTGGCTTTGAGTGCGCGACTGGGAAGGATTGCGTGCATAAGGGCGCGATGTTCTGGGACTGCCATGGGAAGAAGTCTAAAGAGTTTGCCCACTGTGGACCTCCAGAGCAACCAGAGATAGATTTCAGGGACAACTTCATAGAACCCTATGCGACCGAGTGGAGACAAAAGCAAtctcagaagaagaatgtAAAGATCAAAGATCCTGATGTTGAAAAGAGGATAGAGGATATaatggggaagaagaggagatagAGGGTGTACTGCTACCAGTATGAGCCAAAC of Fusarium musae strain F31 chromosome 5, whole genome shotgun sequence contains these proteins:
- a CDS encoding hypothetical protein (EggNog:ENOG41), which encodes MALTEWLRNDTDTVRMPKGLTRKGGGFECATGKDCVHKGAMFWDCHGKKSKEFAHCGPPEQPEIDFRDNFIEPYATEWRQKQSQKKNVKIKDPDVEKRIEDIMGKKRR